The Lutra lutra chromosome 15, mLutLut1.2, whole genome shotgun sequence genome includes a region encoding these proteins:
- the MUC1 gene encoding mucin-1 isoform X2, producing MTPGFQAPLLLLLLASLQLPAGTAQSTDISSSTPSSASSSTTTPGHHGVPTSTPSSASSSTTTPGHHSSSTSTTTPGHHGDLTSTPSSASSSTTTPGHHSSSTSTTTPGHHSSSTSTTAPGHHGGPTSTPSSASSSTTTTGHHGGTSPTHVPPGHSASTAASTTHRGPEPPTSSNRSTSPQSLRISIFLLSFSIENRQFNSSLEDPGSGYYQELQRNISELFWQIYKKEGFLGLSNIKFRAGSVVVESNLAFRKGATDARSVQTQLEENKKEFAAYHLSISNVRAQDVSLLSSGQSGSGVPGWGIALLVLVCVLVALAIICVIALTVCQCRPKNCGQLDIFPARDAYHPMSEYPTYHTHGRYVPPGSRPSPYEEVSAGNGGSGFSYVNPSTSATSANL from the exons CTCGACCACCACCCCCGGACACCATGGGGTCCCGACCTCGACCCCCAGCTCAGCCTCGAGCTCGACCACCACCCCTGGACACCACAGCAGCTCGACCTCGACCACCACCCCCGGACACCATGGGGACCTGACCTCAACCCCCAGCTCAGCCTCGAGCTCGACCACCACCCCTGGACACCACAGCAGCTCGACCTCGACCACCACCCCCGGACACCACAGCAGCTCGACTTCGACCACCGCCCCCGGACACCATGGGGGCCCGACCTCGACCCCCAGCTCAGCCTCGAGCTC GACCACCACCACCGGACACCATGGTGGCACATCCCCAACACATGTCCCGCCTGGCCACAGCGCCAGCACCGCTGCCAGCACCACTCACCGTGGCCCGGAACCTCCCACGTCCTCCAATCGCAGCACTTCTCCCCAATCTCTCAGGATCTCCATCTTTTTGCTGTCCTTTTCCATTGAGAACCGTCAGTTTAACTCTTCTCTGGAAGATCCCGGCTCTGGCTACTACCAGGAGCTGCAGAGGAACATTTCTGAGTTG TTTTGGCAGATTTATAAAAAGGAAGGTTTTCTGGGCCTCTCTAATATCAAATTCAG AGCAGGATCGGTGGTGGTCGAATCGAACCTGGCCTTCCGAAAGGGCGCCACTGATGCCCGCAGCGTGCAGACACAGTtggaagagaacaaaaaagaatttgCCGCATATCACCTGTCCATCTCGAATGTCAGGG CACAAGACGTGTCGCTCCTTTCCTCCGGCCAGTCCGGGTCTGGGGTACCTGGTTGGGGCATTGCTCTGCTGGTGCTGGTCTGTGTCCTGGTGGCACTTGCCATCATCTGTGTCATTGCTCTG ACGGTGTGTCAGTGCCGCCCAAAGAACTGTGGGCAGCTGGACATCTTTCCGGCCCGCGACGCCTATCACCCTATGAGCGAGTACCCCACCTACCACACCCATGGGCGCTATGTGCCTCCGGGCAGCAGACCCAGCCCCTATGAGGAG GTCTCTGCAGGCAACGGGGGCAGTGGCTTCTCGTATGTGAACCCGAGCACATCAGCCACTTCCGCCAACCTGTAG